The genomic segment ctttcctgccccacagagcagcACCCATTTCCCCATAGCCTAGTGTCCATGTCACCCGAGCCACCATCGAGAGTCGCTCccatccctggcagcctgggaggccaaggactgactggtgCTGGCGACTGACCaggaagggctgaggcacatgggggTGGGAAGCTGGTCTTGCTGCTGGTCGGGCTGGTCCCGCTCTAGAGAGATtgggaggattcagtcagcagggACTGCTGACCTGCCCCGTTCATCAGGGCTGCCATCCTGTGGCTTTAGCTTTTGTCACTGGggtgacttggggaaaggtctcaacctctccccatcccacttcactgctgccagaatccctcctgccccccgccaccctgctagagccccctccctgtcctacctgggtggggatggaggtgggggtggaggagagggttctaTGAACTTGAGCGGTGTCCCcaggtgggttggaggtggaacagctgtcaaGGGCACtgatggggaggtggcaggagctcaccgacaaggaggggggttggcactggaggtcactagaGAGGACAGCAAGCCTCCATCCTGGGGGTCGGGAGGGTGAATCCACCACTCAgacatgagcagctgctgggtggaaatgatggtgctggttccaggtgcccttaaTCCTCCCTGATTCCTGGGGAGTGTCTCCGTCTCTGACATGTTCTCGTTCCCCTGCAGCTCGAGGATGTCACAGCCAAGATCATGGGCCAGCTGCACATCATCAGGCACTTGCACCAGATGCCCGAGGCCCTGCAAGGGCTGTGGCTCGTCTGATGCTCTgaaaggttcccctccctgttcagcaagtcccgctccctgctgcaggtactgctctgtctcactgtaaATGTGGGGCTAGTGGAAGCGGAAATGGAGGCCCCTGGCACTCACAGaaattctctcccctctctgtggagctgATCCTTCCCTCGGCCccccaaattccttcatctggggcaggagctctttccctcccacccatacccctcccctctttccttgatctcacccccatcccattccccgtGCTCCCAGGCAGAGATCTTCCTGCCCCATATGGCGCAGAAGGACCTTTGTGTCAGGGCTACAGACTGTCTGCCCAACTGAAGCTCAGGAAGCTCCACATTTGAGGAGGTgaggatgggacagaggctcagggctagcttcatctcctgccctttattcttcctttggcCCCTCTATGGGCTCTCAGAGTCTGACATGAagaggagcctcctccccccgtgTCTTCTAGGCCCTGGGGTGTGTGACAGCCTCCCAGATGGCTGCAGTCAGAAGCTGAAccacctcagggagcagtgggggcaggtcCCTTGTCCGAGGAAACCAAGCAGTTCTCTGGTAGTTctcaaagaggctgagagggaagacCCCGTTCCCtcatggaggtaagagccattgACTTCTCTGGGCATATGGGTTTCTTGGGGCAGAAATGGGATCCCTGCTgcatagcctggctgggagcttcccccatccctgggacagagacatctccatcaatgtgccacccttgtttttttcctagcaGGAAGCTCCCCAGAGAACTCCTCAAACCTGTTCTCTGGGAGCGTTTCTGGGAGGAGGCTCCCATCCCTCAGTCTCCAACTCAATCATGCAGTCTCTTTCACCTAACATCTCcgctctccagctccacttcccgcagcaggACAAACGGACCTTCAGCTCCTAGAGAACAGACTCTGACCTCCTTCTGATCAGCAATGGGGTTTCACCATCCCCTCAGCAAACCTGTCAGCCGGGCTGGACCGGATTTGGAGTCCAGGGTAGGACTGGGTTCTCTCACCGTCCCTAAGGAAGGGGACACAGAAGACCATGGAAACCCAAGAAGGGCAGGCCGAGCCGAAATCAGGCTGAGGCAGAACTCCCCACGAGGGTGGAAGGCCTTGTTTCTGTtcaagacatttttggactttgtttGGAAGGAGCAcgacccaggaaggagtggagtaAAGGCCAGTCACCTGGTTGGggggctgagttcccagccaacAAACTGCAAGCGTGAGTATCAGCGGGGTTGCTAGCCCAGCGAGAAAGCGGTGACCCGAGGCCTGGCCAGCATCTAGCGGTGAGTGAACTCTGGGACGCACCTGGTTCCATTCTGGAAACAGCCTGGTattggagagtgggtggggagagcagggaggtgggaggggttcctgaggctggggtggggaggaagctgtggggctgggaggggaaggacatggcccagcttgtgggagggatcctgctggctgtgtctggagccctgtgtagcctcttctgtgggaagttcccatgggtcagtggggcctgaatctctcctgctcctttggtcTCTTTGGGCTTCACAGGAGGTGTCTGGTGAACTGCCCTTGGACTCTGGGCCCAGCACCGCTCAGAAATTATTCGCTACCTtcagagagacagggcacagctcagcctgttggGTAGGCTGGAGACTTACACTTCACTCGAACACACGACGCTGAGGTGCTTTGGGAAGCACAGTAACAAAGAAGAGATGTAAGTGAAACTAAGCAGGAGAAAGAGACAAATttcaaacagacaaagaaaacaaaacacactttgtagtgactaaaactgaatcttaacaagtcacaatctttgccttagcagtttccagactaacatctcagctttcctaaCAGACCTTCTTTGATGTCCCTGTGGGGTACAAAACTTCTCTGTCCAATCCGCTGATTTGATTGCTTCGTCTTCtggtttcagaccctctgttctccttctgggcTGCCTGGACCCTGACTGTAACATCTCCCTGGCCCAGCCTCTTACCcagatgtgtgctgcagccagcccagcgcagggagcagtggggacagatgGTCTCATCCTGTCAGACCAAGAAACAGGGGTCCCATTGAGGCTTAGATGGAAGATCCCaggcatctcctggaggtaagaaccgtcCACTCTTCTGGGCACTTGGGGCTGTTGCAACAAAGAGGGGGCTCCTGTTCCATAGCCTATTTGTCCTCATGACTGTGTTTATTTATTCTCAGAGGATTCGTCCGGGACCCTGGAGACTGTTTCGTGCAGGAGCTTTGAGCGGGGAGAGATCACTCACTGTCATGACCCATGGGTCATTAACCCGGGTCTGCagggttcctgggagcagccaccCTCCAGCACGTCACCTGGAAGCCTACGAAAAACTGCTTACCTAGGACTGACGAAGTCcagacccagtttgaggctcctattggcagagtcccagagcagctaatCGGCCCCCAGGACCTccttaaaccagcagcaggaacaagaagctgtctgaacacccgagctcctccccgccccctctggACCGTGtgttggctgttcctgctcccgctccccaggcttgatttcctggcatccggACTCGGGGTGACTCATCTGACTTGAGGTGCTGAACACAATTtggtcttttgcttctgctcttccagtgtcctgacccagctgactctcgactcctgtctcgtgagtgtggactctgcctctgaccactaggtctggctgcccatgacccggccatgacactgacttttctacaattcctccagtgcccttttctgctctccagctctgctctcccagcaagacacaccgatccctggctcccagagtcctgcttgCCTGCTATTCAGGGGGAGAGCttgtcttgccccctcccccaccacggcTGCTTTTCCTCGGGGACTCTCCCTAGCGCAGAGGAGAATCCGTCCTGGCAGCAATTCAGGAAGTCACGGAAGGGAcggtctgctcagctccctctgcaatgCCACTGCCCGAGACCATTACGAGTGGGTGCCCAGTGACTGCGCCGGCAGCTCCTTGAGagactcctgggggcagggtagTCGTGTTTCCCGGTGACTGCGGGAAGCCATGCAAAGGGTGCGGCATTGAGgagactctcctgctgtcccaaagggtttctgttctcctgcacgGTCAGACCGTGGGGCCGGctggcagaatggggaagagctcGTTGGTGATGAGTCGGAGGATTCACCaaagaggtggcagcagctgcagatcctggagtCCCTGTGGGCGGGTTACCATGCGTCCggattttcccggacatgtccggcttttggGGTTTTCAATTGCCCTCCAGGAGGAATTTGTAAAACTCTCCAAAGGGCCGGGATTTCCCTCCCAATGCAgcactctgggggcggggggggggggagctgcgcGCTCTGCCGGGGAGCACGGCACTGTGTCTGGCTCAGCACCccagacacactgctctgagcagcagggtacggggggctggagaaggggcatggggtcccaagggacagtcaggggacagggagcaggaggggttggatgggtcaggggttctggggggagcctgtcagggggtgggcatatggagaggggtcgggggagacaagggacagggagcagtgggggttggatggggcggaggttcaggggggaagtcaggggcagggagcagggggggttagatgggtcgggggttctgcggggggcagtcaggggacagggagtggttggataggtgtgggagtcccgggggtctgtcagggggcgggggtgcggatagggggcagggcagtcaggggacatgtAGGGGGGGAAGttctaggggggcagttagggtgggggggtttaaggagggggcagttggagacagggagaaggaaggcttAGATAGAGGGCAGGGTCCTGGAGGGGGCAATCAGCGGACAAggagcagcgggggttggatgggttgacagttctgtggggggcagtcagggggcaggaagtgggagggagtagatagggggcagggctaccactcctcccccccctcccccccagagtgtcctcttttttaaaagttcaaatatggtaaccctaccctaTGGGCCAAGCCTCCGCTCCTGAGAGTTCGGGCGAACCTCCCCCTGTTCTCAGGGAGTCTTTGGCTTTCGCGGCTGGGCCTGCCTGCCGAGACAGAGGACTCCGtgtttccatcaggctgctcagttGCAAATGCAGCCCCCCAAAGCCGTGAAGAATGGAAgcgaaagagcaaagctggacccTCTGCTGAGCTCCTGCCATCAAGTGAGCCCAGCCTGGGAGAGACGAGGGAAAGCTCCAAGGTGGCTGGCGGCTGCAGGAAtccaggggaggagaaataaatagTTCATGATGAATCCTACgggctttgtcttgtgtggtgaAGGGTTTAAAATGGGTCTAGTTACTATCACATTCAACTTTACAATCGCTGTGTCTGATTGAAGGGCAGGTCTGGAAAGGTCAGAGGTCACTCGAGGAGCTTCAAGTCTCAGATTCTGTCCCTATTGCCTGCTTTGACCAGCTGACCTCACCCCAACACATCCCTCAGATGGTCGCAGTGGTGagctctttccttctttttctggaTTAGCCGCCAGCATGGGGACAGGatacatgtggccaaggaaatggagaggcatgggggtcacTTGCAGAGCCATGCAGATAACTTGCAGAGTTGCCTGTTTATGCAGCTCCTCTTGGGGGAGCACGGTAGGGTCCCGTGCactcaggggcaccatttcaaatTTTGGTGGTGGAGGGGAGGATAATTTCACCATGATTCAAAGGGCTACTTTGGCACCTGAGAACTCTAGTGTGTTGGCAGATAACCTAGCAGTGAGCTGACAGGAACACTTGCCCAACTGCTTTCCGGGGAAGACAGCTAGAAGAATGGCTCCAGGGAGTGGTTCTGGatctctgagctgtttggacactttcagGGAACATTCCAGATGCAAGACAAAGATCCCCAAAGTTATCCTGGGTACCCCTGAGAGActtatggaaaactagcagataCCACATCTCTGCTGTCACTTTGCACTGACAAACTTGGACTGTCCGAACTTgttcatgtattttacctgctgtAACCTCTCAAGAACTTtcacatataaaagaaagaaaattaaataaatgacgTAGTTACACTGATATAGGGCCGTAGCGTAAACCCGACCtcagagttgtcccattgaaatggaattattcacagcagtcattaaagttaaacatgcacaTAAATGTTTCCAGGGCCAAGATTAAGGCCACAGCATATGAGAGGTGCagacagaagaagagaagagctgtgcaaaaactgAAATACCACTTGGAACGTGGCCCAAACAATGCAGCATGACAAATAAACTCATCTTGTTATACAGTAATAGAGCTGGTTCAAAATGGTTTTACACTCACAATGCAACCTTTGAACTAAAAATGCCACTTGGGATTACAGtgatcatttgaaaaaagttcctgtttaaaaaaaaaacgttttGGATTTCTCTGCCCACTTGAGAGAGAACGTGGCatttttcccaccaaaactaaacaaaaatttgatcattaaaaacgtttgcaaataagtttgaagaatattgtgggggggggggggaagaggggagtggtttctttttcaattttcatgaccctctgcccccccgctatttttgaccagttctaattatgAATAAATGTCTGTCTCTACATGAATGATAAATACGTCTGCTACTGAAACATTTACAAACAATAGCTCTCATCAGGAGCACTGAGGTCACATTACGTAGAGAAACACCCAGGCCTgcagggttcacattttcaaagacAGAAACTGCCCCAGGATGGGAATGTCACACACAACACAGTGTGACTGGCCCGGGTTGGTGAGGTGCGTGTTTTGCTGTTGCTGGGAAATTGtgcttttttgaggtgggggggagttatatttgaaaggagttcttcatcctctcccactctcagccaggggtgaggggacagggggaccagggcccaccactttttactggccataagtgTGAGCAACTGgatgaggggggagagaagggagcggTGGGGGCGCAGCGTTTTGGGGGCAAGGGGGGGCGTGAAGTGGGAGCTCAGGGAGAAAGGCAGCATGGGGGAGGGCCTCGGAAAGGGGCGGTTTGAGGGGGCTGGACCTCgaggagaaggggtggcacaGGGGCTGGGCAACAGTTTAggtgccagcagcccccccacacacttttttttaggAAGCTTTTGCCCATCCTGCCCtcatctcaaataaatttgttacggTAAGAAAACTTTGAGCAACAAGGAGACTCAGAGACCCACAATATAACTGCTAAAATCCTCACCCGCCCCTACAGCTgggcaaacagaattttttggtCGCTGACAACTCcaaaaaagagatggaaaaaaactggtttcaggttgaacaaaactaaaatttttccgaatttttgatgaaccaaaaagctttaacaaaaacaaaaacccaggaaCATTTCAAGGGttgtaactttttgaatttttaaaataaaactgaaggacatttttaaacaaaaaatggtttcaaactgaaaaatcaaaatggtttgtttggaaAGCATCTAAACGAAATGCTTCGACTTTTTAAGAACTGGGGGAGGGTCTGGACGTGAACAATTCAGCAGACCGGATATGAATTTGCAAACTGCTGAATCTAAAATAGGTTTAGATGAAAAGTTTCGCCCAGTCTAGTCCCCACCATTGAGGGGCATCGTAAGAGGGATCAGCTCTTCTAGCTGgttccccagcccaagtctgtctCCATTTACtgggtccctccccccactccagtttagggttgccaattttaatTGGACCTATTCCTGAATATTTTATCACATGacaaaatctttaattaaaaattaatctttaattcctgcagaCTCCCGGTCACCCTGGAGGACTGGCAATGCTACTCCAGTTTCCTGGGACACACCCGTGTCCCCACCTAATGGATCCCTTTCTCTGGGTTCCTGGGTGAAGCGTCTGTCCTCCATGAGCAGGTCTCCTTCaccattctccagggctgggtctcGATTCCTGTTTCTGGTTCCCTGGGCCTGGGCCCCGTCCCTGTCACACCCTGCGGGGAGCTCAGATTCCTGTTAATCCTGCGGACTTCCAGGCTGCTGCGAGGGATGAGTCGCGAGTAGGCAAACACTTTCCTTCTACCTTTCCAAAACCCACATAGGTATAGTAAGACTAGCACCCCCACCACCGCCATCACTCCACGCACCATGAGACGATTCCAGGACGCTGGCtctgaaacaaaagagagagaaaggcccCATGACTAAGGGACTCCGTTAAAtcatcccactgctgccatgaggaTCCCAGAAGATGAAGACGTTCCTGGGATACAGTAAGAGCTGAGTTGGGTCGTGTGCACATGggcaccactcagagcagcgGGAATGAGATCTCCAGGCTCATTATCCCCATCAGCCAACCTGACGGAGGGAGAAAGGTGAGCCCGGCaaagcagcccctgttccagagtCTGGGAACTGTGATTTTTAAGATGCTCCAGGATGGGGTCCCTCAGGTCTTAAGGTTAGAGGGGACGGTTAGGATCATCTACTCCAGCGTCTCCTGAAGCATGGGGAAGGGCTAGCCATGGTGGGAAGGGTGGGGTTTGAAGATGTATACagg from the Chelonia mydas isolate rCheMyd1 chromosome 14, rCheMyd1.pri.v2, whole genome shotgun sequence genome contains:
- the LOC119567769 gene encoding uncharacterized protein LOC119567769 isoform X4, whose amino-acid sequence is MENVSKGADGVYRIQDEMYRKCVAVVNFTVVEPSSFPPTVSGTSGAEEEARDEAKGDEPASWNRLMVRGVMAVVGVLVLLYLCGFWKGRRKVFAYSRLIPRSSLEVRRINRNLSSPQGVTGTGPRPREPETGIETQPWRMVKETCSWRTDASPRNPEKGIH